A stretch of the Aegilops tauschii subsp. strangulata cultivar AL8/78 chromosome 4, Aet v6.0, whole genome shotgun sequence genome encodes the following:
- the LOC141021903 gene encoding uncharacterized protein translates to MADDPPPPPYIAAMMQQFELNRQFMTGVMAQFLNQNAHQQPAPITLPEFVHLNPSIFRNSTNPMDADDWLRDILFEMESANVAPASYVTFATFHLKGLAAQWWESHRGMLPTENVTTWQEFQLAFRAQHIPQVQLTHPSAQTVQYSARAAQDAENQIYVLNALNASPLERIENIPVVRDFEDAFPEELPGIPPARAVEFIIDLKPGTTPIAKWPYKMPPLELLELKEEIDKSLCKGFIRPSSSAWGAPSLFVKKKDGTDRLVQDYRPINQATIQNKYPLPRINDLYDQLAGSSFSPLRLLLL, encoded by the exons ATGGCTGACGATCCTCCACCTCCACCTTATATTGCCGCAATGATGCAACAGTTTGAGCTGAATCGTCAGTTTATGACTGGAGTAATGGCTCAGTTTCTAAACCAGAATGCTCATCAACAACCTGCCCCAATAACACTGCCAGAATTTGTGCACCTCAACCCGTCCATTTTTCGCAACTCCACCAACCCTATGGAtgctgatgattggcttcgtgacatcctGTTTGAGATGGAGTCAGCTAATGTTGCCCCTGCCAGTTACGTCACCTTTGCGACATTCCACTTGAAGGGTCTAGCTGCTCAATGGTGGGAAAGCCACAGGGGTATGCTGCCTACGGAGAATGTAACCACTTGGCAAGAATTTCAGTTAGCCTTCCGTGCACAGCACATTCCTCAAG TCCAGCTTACTCACCCTTCTGCCCAGACAGTCCAATACTCAGCCCGAGCAGCTCAGGATGCCGAGAATCAAATATATGTTCTGAATGCATTGAATGCTTCACCTCTTGAGAGAATAGAGAACATTCCAGTCGTTCGTGATTTCGAAGATGCctttccagaagaacttccaggaataccccctgctagagctgttgAATTCATCATAGACTTGAAGCCGGGCACTACTCCTATTGCCAAGTGGCCATACAAGATGCCGCCACTTGAGCTCCTTGAACTTAAGGAGGAAATTGACAAATCCCTTTGCAAGGGATTCATTCGTCCTAGTTCAtctgcttggggagcaccttctctctttgtcaagaagaaggatggtacagATCGTTTGGTccaagattaccgtcctatcaACCAAGCAACAATtcagaacaagtatccgcttcccagaatcaacgatctgtatgatcaacttgCTGGTTCCTCA